The Myotis daubentonii chromosome 9, mMyoDau2.1, whole genome shotgun sequence genome has a segment encoding these proteins:
- the CLP1 gene encoding polyribonucleotide 5'-hydroxyl-kinase Clp1: MGEETNDDKKPTTKFELERETELRFEVEASQSVQLELLAGMAEVFGTELTRNKKFTFDAGAKVAVFTWHGCSVQLSGRTEVAYVSKDTPMLLYLNTHTALEQMRRQAEKEEERGPRVMVVGPTDVGKSTVCRLLLNYAVRLGRRPTYVELDVGQGSVSIPGTMGALYIERPADVEEGFSIQAPLVYHFGSTTPGTNIKLYNKITSRLADVFNQRCEVNRRASVSGCVINTCGWVKGSGYQALVHAASAFEVDVVVVLDQERLYNELKRDLPHFVRTVLLPKSGGVVERSKDFRRECRDERIREYFYGFRGCFYPHAFNVKFSDVKIYKVGAPTIPDSCLPLGMSQEDNQLKLVPVTPGRDMVHHLLSVSTAEGTEENLSETSVAGFIVVTSVDLEHQVFTVLSPAPRPLPKNFLLIMDIRFMDLK; the protein is encoded by the exons ATGGGCGAGGAGACCAATGATGACAAGAAGCCAACAACTAAATTTGAACTAGAGCGAGAAACAGAACTTCGCTTTGAGGTGGAAGCGTCTCAGTCAGTTCAGTTGGAGCTGCTGGCTGGCATGGCAGAAGTCTTTGGCACAGAGCTGACCCGAAACAAGAAATTCACCTTTGATGCTGGTGCCAAGGTAGCTGTTTTCACTTGGCACGGCTGTTCGGTACAGCTGAGTGGCCGCACCGAGGTGGCTTATGTCTCCAAGGACACCCCTATGTTGCTTTACCTGAACACTCATACAGCTCTGGAGCAGATGCGGAGGCAGGCGGAGAAGGAAGAGGAGCGAGGCCCCCGGGTGATGGTAGTGGGCCCCACCGATGTGGGCAAATCCACAGTGTGCCGCCTGTTGCTCAACTACGCAGTGCGTTTGGGCCGCCGTCCCACTTACGTGGAGCTGGATGTGGGCCAGGGCTCTGTGTCTATCCCTGGTACCATGGGGGCCCTCTACATTGAGCGGCCGGCAGATGTTGAAGAAGGATTCTCCATCCAGGCCCCTCTGGTGTATCATTTTGGCTCCACCACTCCTGGCACCAACATCAAGCTTTATAATAAG ATTACATCTCGTCTCGCAGATGTGTTCAACCAAAGGTGTGAAGTGAACCGAAGGGCTTCTGTGAGTGGCTGTGTCATTAACACCTGTGGCTGGGTCAAGGGCTCTGGTTACCAGGCCCTGGTGCATGCAGCTTCAGCCTTTGAGGTAGATGTGGTTGTGGTTCTGGATCAAGAACGACTTTACAATGAACTGAAACGGGACTTGCCTCACTTCGTGCGTACTGTGCTGCTCCCTAAATCAGGGGGTGTGGTGGAGCGCTCCAAGGATTTCCGGCGGGAATGTAGGGATGAGCGTATCCGTGAGTATTTCTATGGATTCCGGGGCTGTTTTTATCCCCATGCCTTCAATGTCAAATTTTCAGATGTGAAAATCTACAAAGTTGGGGCACCCACCATTCCAGACTCCTGTTTGCCTTTGGGCATGTCTCAGGAGGACAATCAGCTGAAGCTAGTACCTGTCACCCCTGGCCGAGATATGGTGCACCACCTCCTGAGTGTCAGCACTGCTGAGGGCACAGAGGAGAACCTTTCTGAGACCAGTGTGGCCGGTTTCATCGTGGTGACCAGTGTGGACCTGGAGCATCAGGTGTTTACCGTTCTCTCTCCAGCCCCCCGTCCACTGCCTAAGAACTTCCTTCTCATCATGGATATCCGGTTCATGGATCTTAAATAG